In Poecilia reticulata strain Guanapo linkage group LG1, Guppy_female_1.0+MT, whole genome shotgun sequence, one genomic interval encodes:
- the atf7ip gene encoding activating transcription factor 7-interacting protein 1, translating to MEVMTEEKKKIFRARKTMKISDRLQLESLHSTLLNSAPGLSNPSPPPLVNGTHKEDGQKVGEKEQSSSSDPNSPQAASPATPGSLSSPAPFLSLNLSPSPGSSQSPNPQEEATPQSSLPPSESHDAKKMEDEEKRSSSPSAQSKSAAPVSAERTEQQKEDADVIPVDETEEKTAAPEKVVEELEKDSDKRSPEPSALSECIEPMDEENDSTNVDSEESSSTAKHEKPPSPGEAPSDSLTQPPASGEDKRPTAESKEKDSDKASVEKDSNAEEKMEVNSVKVEFKKEKGDAGQEEGPTRPSSTPPCNTDQGQKSSNSGLKRTLSEGNENDAVTVKREGKRPKVEHEELEAQLELKITAKGGSQQKLEKIVQQLVNERLKILELTIFDKHFQELKDRVDKIDCATKHQTAINSLQSKIARLAKKFGEANQVSENKRKQEAFAAAAAAAAATAAAKTATVTNNSQVQRPVRTSVEVKQTTAAVGSSSTAVVPVAAPLSVSTAPPASASAPASALAPASTSTTTLVPQGSILQLITSSSNAASTFSTGITTQSQPGTLVLKTTSGSSMVTAGQPLVIQLPLSVNGQTGTLVNFPVSSLAAATSLNKAKTTPSTTTFILKPSPAANTASAPTSTAAALPTLQASSGQVATTQISLARAVYQGGAGRITTPNAGVSVTTVRAPAQSVSVAGAVSSASSPATSGPAATGSTAPGTPQGTSLTSKTDNQASVPTPSKAAAPPPPARPKGSVIDLTEDDDDVQVTGVKTAQGATPSSGPRPNPVISIPNSTGPRSSPKTNPNSTSNPQITVHHRPPQESLKSRTVTTTTTRGPTSALPPLPPAPAPQRLPPEAEQTSPPQQLQLKLVPGQTGIVLSWSVAETDRTCATVDSYHLYAFHQDNSSSGTAQQHWKKIGEVNALPLPMACTLTQFQCGSTYYFAVRAKDIYGRYGSFCEPQCTNVISSSSS from the exons ATGGAAGTTatgacagaggaaaaaaagaaaatttttcgTGCCAGGAAAACCATGAAGATTAGTGATCGTCTGCAACTGGAAAGCCTTCACAGCACTTTACTGAACTCTGCTCCGGGTCTTTCCAACCCGTCCCCGCCGCCGCTGGTGAACGGCACGCATAAGGAAGATGGGCAAAAGGTCGGCGAAAAGGAGCAAAGCAGTTCCTCCGACCCCAACTCTCCTCAGGCGGCCTCCCCCGCCACTCCAGGATCCCTGAGCTCTCCGGCGCCCTTCCTGTCCCTGAATCTCTCGCCCTCCCCGGGCTCTTCCCAAAGTCCCAACCCACAGGAAGAAGCTACGCCTCAGTCGTCGCTACCACCCTCAGAATCCCACGATGCAAAGAAGATGGAGGATGAAGAGAAGAGAAGTTCTTCACCATCCGCACAAAGCAAGTCTGCCGCACCGGTGTCTGCAGAACGTACGGAGCAACAGAAGGAAGACGCTGATGTGATTCCAGTGGATGAAACGGAG GAGAAAACGGCTGCACCAGAGAAAGTAGTTGAGGAGTTGGAAAAGGACTCCGACAAACGGTCTCCTGAACCATCTGCACTGTCTGAATGTATAGAACCAATGGACGAAGAAAATGACTCAACAAACGTAGACTCTGAGGAATCCTCGTCCACAGCGAAACATGAAAAGCCTCCTTCCCCCGGCGAAGCACCCTCCGATTCTTTAACACAACCCCCTGCGTCTGGTGAGGACAAACGACCAACGGCTGAAAGCAAAGAGAAAGACAGCGACAAAGCCTCTGTTGAGAAAGACTCAAATGCGGAGGAAAAAATGGAGGTGAACTCAGTGAAAGTTGagttcaaaaaggaaaaaggtgACGCTGGACAAGAGGAAGGACCGACTCGACCATCATCCACCCCACCTTGTAACACAG ATCAAGGGCAGAAGAGCTCAAACTCGGGACTGAAGCGCACTTTATCAGAGGGAAATGAAAACGATGCAGTGACTGTGAAGAGAGAGGGCAAGAGGCCCAAGGTTGAGCACGAGGAGCTGGAGGCCCAACTAGAGCTCAAAATCACCGCAAAAGGTGGCAGCCAGCAAAAACTggaaaag ATCGTCCAGCAGCTTGTGAATGAGCGTCTGAAGATCTTGGAGCTGACAATCTTTGACAAACATTTCCAGGAGTTAAAGGACAGAGTAGATAAAATCGACTGTGCCACTAAACACCAAACTGCCATCAACTCACTCCAA AGCAAGATTGCTCGACTGGCCAAAAAGTTTGGAGAGGCGAATCAGGTGTcggaaaacaaaagaaaacaggag gcttttgctgctgctgctgctgctgctgctgctactgctgctgccaAGACTGCAACTGTTACAAACAACTCCCAAGTTCAGCG GCCAGTCCGGACCTCTGTTGAAGTCAAGCAGACTACAGCAGCTGTTGGTTCATCCAGCACCGCTG TGGTTCCAGTCGCTGCTCCTCTGTCGGTCTCTACAGCGCCCCCAGCTTCTGCCTCGGCCCCAGCTTCAGCCCTAGCCCCAGCTTCCACCTCCACTACCACCCTAGTCCCACAGGGCTCCATCCTGCAGCTGATCACCTCCAGCTCTAACGCCGCCTCCACTTTTTCCACCGGCATCACCACTCAAAGCCAACCGGGCACTCTGGTGCTGAAAACGACATCCGGGAGCAGCATGGTGACCGCAGGCCAGCCGCTGGTCATCCAGCTGCCTCTGTCGGTCAACGGCCAAACAGGAACGCTCGTCAACTTCCCCGTCTCCTCTTTGGCTGCAGCCACTTCCCTGAACAAGGCCAAAACCACTCCATCCACCACCACCTTCATCCTCAAGCCTTCTCCTGCGGCCAACACGGCGTCAGCCCCCACCTCCACAGCTGCCGCCCTTCCCACTCTGCAGGCCTCTTCTGGGCAGGTGGCCACAACGCAAATCTCCCTAGCCCGAGCCGTGTATCAAGGTGGGGCGGGAAGGATAACCACACCCAATGCCGGGGTGTCTGTGACCACAGTCAGAGCCCCGGCTCAGTCTGTGTCCGTGGCCGGCGCTGTGTCTTCAGCCTCGTCACCTGCAACCTCAGGGCCAGCAGCGACGGGCTCCACCGCACCAGGAACACCACAAGGGACGTCTCTCACATCCAAGACAG ACAACCAAGCTTCTGTACCCACTCCATCTAAAGCAGCTGCACCTCCCCCTCCAGCACGACCCAAAGGCTCTGTCATTGACCTCACTGAGGATGACGACGATGTACAAG TGACAGGAGTGAAGACTGCGCAAGGTGCAACGCCCTCCTCTGGCCCCCGGCCTAACCCAGTGATCAGCATTCCCAACA GTACAGGACCAAGATCATCCCCAAAAACCAATCCGAACTCAACAAGCAATCCCCAGATAACGGTGCATCACCGCCCCCCACAG GAATCCTTGAAGTCCCGCACTGTAACCACTACAACGACCCGTGGCCCCACCTCGGCgctccctcctctccctcccgCTCCTGCGCCTCAGCGTTTGCCCCCAGAGGCGGAGCAGACTTCTCCCCCCCAGCAACTTCAGCTGAAGTTGGTGCCGGGTCAGACCGGTATCGTGCTGTCCTGGAGCGTTGCAGAAACCGATCGCACCTGCGCGACTGTGGACAGCTATCACCTCTATGCCTTCCATCAAGACAACTCTAGTAGCGGTACAGCTCAACAGCACTGGAAGAAGATAGGGGAAGTGAACGCCCTTCCTCTGCCCATGGCTTGCACACTGACCCAGTTCCAGTGCGGCTCCACGTACTATTTTGCAGTTCGAGCCAAAGACATTTATGGGCGCTACGGTTCTTTCTGTGAACCTCAATGCACAAATGTTATCAGTTCCAGTTCAAGCTAA